The genomic segment TCCACAGTTGTGTGCTGAGAGTCTGACCCGATGAGCTTCCAGACCATCCTGCTGTTGTGCTGGGGGGCTGGCCAAAACCTGCAGTAGGGGTTGCACTACTGATACTCATGCCAGCCATTTGCTGATTCATCTGTGAAACACATAAAAAGGCTTAGTTCAAGAGGCTTTACTTCACCTTTAATTCTTGTTTCTTTAGCCACACAGttggtcattttttttcattaatgtgAAAACTAGTCCAAGCACTGGAATAAAAGCAGAGTACcatacaaatatttcttaaagcaaatagctacttttttcccttctttatttATCTGCTTTCTAGATTCAGTTTCCCTAAAGattaacaacttaaaaaaaaaaaaccaaagcaatCTTGGGATTTGTATCATGAGTCTGTTACTCTGACTTTCACCTACACTAGGATATTGTGCTTTAACTACTAAGGAgtaagaaaattttagaaagtaaaatagtCTAAAATTATCCTATAAACTTTGTATGATAGCTATTATTCTCTGTTAAAATCTTAAATGGCTCTATATACTTCCTAAAAGTGGTCATAaagcatttatttctcttgctgaTCTAACAACATAAacatctaaaatttattttcattgtatgcAATAAAGTATAAGATTATGTATACTTTTCTTCAAGACTGgagtcaaatatatatataagaaccTTAACCCTGTGGTTCTCTTATTTCCAAAATTGGTGGTAAGAGAAGGCAAGATTTACCATAAAGTACAGAGCGGGTTTAAAACTTAAACTCAAGTGTTAGACTGTGTTCTTAATTTAATACAGTTGACTTATTTACAGTTTCAAAGACACTAACATAAactacatcactaatcatcaggcaTAAGTGTCTGAAGAAGCAGATCACGTCTTCATACCTCCTAAAGGACATTTTAACCACTTTGTCGTTGGCCAGTAGACTGCACTGATGGAGTGCTGGAGAACAGCATCGCCCTTCTGCATTATTTGGAAGTAAGAGCCAGTATTAACTCCTTCCTGGTTCATCTAGCACCTTAACCTGAGCTGGGTGTGCTTCAGCATGTTGACCATGTGACTGACCCTTAGCACATACAATTTTTTAGATTCCCAATGTGTAGAGACCAATGTCTTACCTATATTCTTGGAAATGGTGGTAGCAAAATTAATTGGGATATATAGTGATTGAGCTAATGTTAGAAATCACTCTAGACTATTCCCTGAATGCTCTAAAGGTAAAACAAGTGACCAAACAGAAACCAAGATTGACAAAATGCTGGAGGAACATCAATGGGAAGTGTAAAAGGAAGAAGAGTGGGAGCATGAACCTCTCTAAGAGCCTTTGTCTGTGCAGCTAGAGAGAGAGAAGTCAGAACACAGCACCTGAAATAGAAATGTTCTATCTTAGCTCTAACTTaggtagaaacaggattttataATATGAGGGGATGTCTGGTTCACACCTTATGGGAATTGAATCTTTTTGTactctttttaaacataaaagtcATTATAGggtacataaaaagaaaatacaactttACAAAGGTTTTtgaacaaaaagaatttttacaGAGCCATGGGGCAGTAATCATATGACCTGAAAAATAGCCTTAGATCCCTCATAAAATAGTGCTTTGAGAATATgaggctagatttttttttctaataaaagacCCCAAAATTATTAGTGAAGTTGTCTAAGTGGACTATAAAAACGTCCCACAAGCAAGCTGGTTAAAGCTTAGTGCTAATCTCAGAGGTGGCAGAGAGGGAGTCTCATGATGCCTAAGATAATTTCTGGCCATCAGCAAACAGATTAGTGGTGTTCACCATTACAGTTACGTTACAATTTGAAATGAAAGACGTTTAACCTTTTTTTAACAGAATACTCTAAAACAGGGATAACACATCATTTGTCTGATACAACTTCATAATATTTATAGATACTTTTGACCCTATACATATTATCCCTATTGAATTCTTTCTGCCAGATCACtagacttcttaaaaaaaaattttttagaaaataaatctgGTTTCTTTGATTTGGGAGGAGCTAGAAAGTAAATGACCCCTACCTGTGAGAGGCTCCATGGGGGCTGCTGAGCTTGCGGCAGGCCAAACTTACTCTGGGGTGCACCCATTTGTCCCACCATTCCTCCTTGGGGGCCAACAACGTTTTGAGGAAGTGGCATCACACCAGTTTGTGCATTTCCCATAAACCCATTGGGCATGGGCATGCCCACCATCATGCTTGGACTCTGTCCCATCACATTTCCTATAAGGCCAGGAGCTGCAGGCACAGGCACACCCATCGACGGAAAGCCCTGAAACGCAGCTGGTGCTTGGGAGGTAAATGGTATATTTGTGGGTCCCATAAATACACCTGcaccacaaaaagaaaaggaatgaagacaGCGCTATCACGTGCAGTTGCACTCACCTCTATAATCACAGAAAAACTGCCTTTCTGAACAGCAAATATTTAATTCCAGTTTGGCTGCTCCGACTACTCAGACCAGCCCACACCTAAACCCTGAGAGCTGGTTATTTCTAGAATGCAGACAAATCAGTTATTAACCTGAGtaattttaattaagaaatgTAAATCATATGCAACAGCCACACAAAATATCTTCCACCATGAAGACCAAACTATGTAGCATGAGATCATACACTTTTTTTTGCTGACTTGTACCACTGGTCTCCCAGTACCAAACAGGCAAGTGAGAGCTGACTATATCTCGCTTCAATAGATGTAGTGGGCTGCCAAATAATTTTAGCTCATATGTGAAATGCAGCTCATTATTTAAAGGAAATGGTCTGAAAGATTAAAAGTCTGTAAACAATAAGCCttatgctaatattttgttatgattacaaaaaaattcagtttttttttagtCCATGTGGTAACTCAAGACTGTTTACCTGCAGAGAAAATATACTGTATACAAAGTCATAAACTTCATACATATCAAGTTTCAATAATTCATCAAAGATAATCCGTGTTCTATAAGCTTGTGAAACAATACTTAGTGATCTCTGAACAGCTTGTTAATTCCAAATAAAGTTCTGTGAATCCTGTACATGcctcttaatttttaattctaaTGCTCGTTCATTTCAGTTTCATAGTTGTATAAACTGCAACAACAAAAGCACTCACTACAtggaacaataaagaaaatatataattgatCTTATTATAATTACAAAGGATATGCTTCTAGTAATGTCACTGAAAGCAGATATCGAAATTCATTACCAGGAGTACTTTGCTGTTGAATGGTTCCTGTGCCATACAGAGATAAGATGGAGTCTTTGGAAAGCTGTTTCTTTGCCACTTCTTCTGATTTTGTAGTTTGCTCAGTGAATAAATCTAGATCCCCAGATGTTACTGTAGACAGGGTTGCAGCTGCTGGTACAGAGGATGTCCCCTGAGACAAACACCAAACTAAGCTATCAAATTCTGCACAGTAAAGCACAGCTTATCCATTACttaaaatccaaataaagttataaaattagACAGGAATCAAACAATTGTAGAAGGTAAAATGGTGCCATTCAAGAGGATCACTCACAAGCCCATACAAAAACATCTACAACCATGGCAGTACTTCTTAATTTGAATGTTAATGTAGGTAGACTGAAGCCTTTTCACAGTAAGTTGCATTTACTACCTAAGGTGATGCCAAGTTTTTGCTCATCAAATCCTGAACACAATGGGCTCAACAGTGGTTACAGAGGAGGCAGCTGTCTGAGGACCACCACTCCACAGCAACTACTGCTCCAAGAAACTGGTATCCTTTGGAATAAACATTTCTACAACAGACCATAAGAGGATTTGCAATGGCTGCTTAAAaggttttatcttttcaaaacctGCATAATAAGATTTTTATACATCTAATCAGTTTTAACTACAACATTAGGCTACTTCTAATCTATCCAGAAATGAAGGTACAGCAAAACTTTGACCATCTACAGTCTCAACATATCCTGCACTTCCCTTTTGGACAAGGCGgcaaataaacacaaatacaaataaacatgtagatatttaatataaaacaaacattttcacTTAATCTCATATCTTGCGAACAGTATTATGCAATCACAACAGCAAACCTTAATCATCTCTGtagtcattaaatattaaatcacATTCACATTTGTTATATGGACTTGTTTTGAATATGAAGAGTTTCAAAGAATTCTATGAAGACTAGTAAAAACTGGCTGATTCTTCTCAAACTAGAGAATAAGGTGAGTAGCAAGtggaaaataaattcaaacattTAATGTCCTCCTAGAACACCATGCGATGAGGTACCATCCAAACACTATACTTGTAAACTACACAGAACAGTATTTTGAATCTTATGACTAAGCAAGAATTTTAAGTGACAAAAAGCCACTTAATTTTCCAAAAATTCAAATATGTAAGAAATTAGATATCATAGAATACTAAATATCACAATACCCttgaataaaatatatctaaGCTACCaatgaagcagcagcagcagatcaTAGAGCTACAAGCATGGGCTGGAGCCTGTCTGCCAGGACTAGAGCCTGCTCCCCACGACTTTCTATGGTACACTCAGACATGTCACTTAACTTCTTTCAATCTCTCTCCTGTAAACTGGGGATAAGCTTGATGATCACAAGAAGTGTTTTGCACAATGGTTGGATTAAGTACTTGGtgtttattgttaatattttttataaaacaaagcAACTACATCACTAAGTGATCTTTTTATCACACTATCTGTTGAACCAAAAAAATCTGCTCAAAACGCTGGGGTCTATTCCCTGTGGAAGAGAGAGAACTGTAAGAAAACCCAAAATGTTGGGAAGCTATGATTCTACTCTCATAGTAGAGCAGCCTGATATTCACATACTGTAAACATCATAATATGAAACATCTACCTCCAAAAGGACACAGTCTAAAAACAGCCAAACTGATCGGCAAGACTAGTAAGCCCTCAAATGTCCACTTACTTTTTGGTGCTCCATTCGCCAGCACTACAACCCCAAGATAAAAGAACAACTTCTGCCTCTCATTTTACACTTCAGGAAGTGCAGAGCATCTAACCAAAGGCTCTCTGGCCTTCTGGGACCCAAGGGcttaatcaagaaaaaataagacTCGGCCCTTGTGTATGTATAGGTACTGTtggtgtatgtacatgtatatgaaatatcaggaaaggggtttctccatgtcaacAGTGAAG from the Macaca mulatta isolate MMU2019108-1 chromosome 4, T2T-MMU8v2.0, whole genome shotgun sequence genome contains:
- the SMAP1 gene encoding stromal membrane-associated protein 1 isoform X4, with translation MQDMGNTKARLLYEANLPENFRRPQTDQAVEFFIRDKYEKKKYYDKNAIAITNISSSDAPLQPLVSSPSLQAAVDKNKLEKEKEKKKEEKRREKEPEKPAKPLTTEKLQKKEEQQLEPKKSTSPKKAAEPTVDLLGLDGPAVAPVTNGNTTVPPLNDDLDIFGPMISNPLPATGMPPAQGTSSVPAAATLSTVTSGDLDLFTEQTTKSEEVAKKQLSKDSILSLYGTGTIQQQSTPGVFMGPTNIPFTSQAPAAFQGFPSMGVPVPAAPGLIGNVMGQSPSMMVGMPMPNGFMGNAQTGVMPLPQNVVGPQGGMVGQMGAPQSKFGLPQAQQPPWSLSQMNQQMAGMSISSATPTAGFGQPPSTTAGWSGSSSGQTLSTQLWK